The Engystomops pustulosus chromosome 4, aEngPut4.maternal, whole genome shotgun sequence genome contains a region encoding:
- the LOC140125839 gene encoding P2Y purinoceptor 1-like, which produces MDKNHQSKIQDSGQICWSRNDSQFLNKGINPLKSNTTCVSIFCSEEKLEWYCCVLIAMCFTCILVGFLGNILVLISYVQYNKAWTSSTIFLFNLALCDFAWIITVPISIYFSFNKVVMYSVPAFCQFKRIFFNINIYGSIFFLMLISFDRYLYSVHPLTALKWWDKKKAKLCTLTIWLFIFIESIPDIYYIVNTRHAVKAVACLDYLEDPMNFVVPLTLSRFTFGFLIPGTIIFTCYVCSFRALRHLKDISHRRTARKPLMLVSATMLVFVISFVPYHIMMMVILFFKFNCSVDASNISILYAFYQISEMVCSLSSCANPVIFILANNKLSKAQSCKRRMKSLHTVRVAGLPNHLMNIKGLSTSQ; this is translated from the exons ATGGATAAAAATCACCAATCGAAAATCCAGGACTCTGGTCAGATATGCTGGAGCAGGAATGATTCACAGTTCTTAAATAAGG GTATTAACCCCTTGAAGAGCAATACTACTTGTGTGTCGATTTTCTGCTCAGAGGAAAAGCTTGAATGGTACTGCTGTGTTCTCATTGCAATGTGCTTCACATGTATTTTAGTTGGATTCCTGGGTAATATACTTGTTCTCATCAGTTATGTCCAGTACAACAAAGCATGGACAAGTAGCACCATTTTCTTGTTCAATCTTGCACTCTGTGACTTTGCGTGGATCATCACAGTTCCTATCTCCATCTACTTCAGCTTCAATAAGGTGGTTATGTATTCAGTTCCTGCATTCTGTCAGTTTAAGAGGATTTTTTTCAACATcaacatatatggcagtatttttTTCTTGATGCTTATAAGTTTTGATAGATACCTTTACTCTGTGCATCCACTGACAGCGCTGAAATGGTGGGACAAGAAGAAAGCCAAACTTTGCACCTTAACAATATGGCTATTCATTTTCATTGAATCAATCCCAGACATTTATTACATAGTAAACACGAGGCATGCAGTAAAAGCTGTCGCATGTTTGGATTACTTAGAAGATCCAATGAATTTTGTGGTTCCGCTTACTCTGTCTAGATTTACATTTGGTTTCTTAATTCCTGGTACTATTATATTTACATGTTATGTTTGTTCTTTTCGAGCTTTAAGGCACCTTAAAGACATCTCCCATCGAAGGACGGCCAGGAAACCTCTGATGCTGGTTTCAGCCACAATGCTTGTGTTTGTCATCTCATTTGTTCCGTATCATATTATGATGATGGTTATACTTTTCTTCAAATTTAATTGTTCAGTAGACGCTAGTAATATCAGTATACTTTATGCATTCTATCAGATTTCTGAGATGGTTTGTAGTTTAAGCAGCTGTGCAAACCCGGTAATATTCATATTGGCAAATAACAAGCTAAG caaagCTCAGAGTTGTAAAAGAAGAATGAAGAGTTTGCACACAGTACGAGTAGCAGGACTGccaaatcacttgatgaacattaagGGATTATCCACAAGTCAGTag